From Ptychodera flava strain L36383 chromosome 2, AS_Pfla_20210202, whole genome shotgun sequence, the proteins below share one genomic window:
- the LOC139147430 gene encoding tyrosine-protein phosphatase 10D-like, with protein MESPSDGVVQRTNPVSPVVAIEDHTTNTIDITWTIDEDTVYDSFEIFYKADSDEDYQTDTIDGEDPHEYQLKDLTPGEKYKIEMKTHSGGETSDSSEPKQQRTKPVSPVVAIEDHTTNTIDITWTIDEDTVYDSFEIFYKADSDEDYQTDTIDGEDPHEYQLKDLTPGEKYKLK; from the exons ATGGAAAGTCCTTCTGATGGTGTAGTACAGAGAACAA acCCGGTTTCACCAGTTGTGGCGATAGAAGACCATACAACAAACACCATCGATATCACGTGGACAATAGATGAGGATACAGTttacgatagctttgaaatattttacaaagccGATAGTGATGAAGATTACCAAACTGATACAATCGATGGCGAGGATCCCCATGAATATCAACTGAAAGATCTGACTCcaggagaaaaatacaaaattgaaatgaaaacgcATAGCGGAGGGGAAACGAGTGACAGCAGTGAACCGAAACAGCAAAGAACAA AACCGGTTTCACCAGTTGTGGCGATAGAAGACCATACAACAAACACCATCGATATCACGTGGACAATAGATGAGGATACAGTttacgatagctttgaaatattttacaaagccGATAGTGATGAAGATTACCAAACTGATACAATCGATGGCGAGGATCCCCATGAATATCAACTGAAAGATCTGACTCcaggagaaaaatacaaattgaaatga